In Canis aureus isolate CA01 chromosome 6, VMU_Caureus_v.1.0, whole genome shotgun sequence, one genomic interval encodes:
- the MPC2 gene encoding mitochondrial pyruvate carrier 2 codes for MSAAGARGLRATYHRVLDKVELLLPEKLRPLYNHPAGPKTVFFWAPIMKWGLVCAGLADMARPAEKLSTAQSAVLMATGFIWSRYSLVIIPKNWSLFAVNFFVGAAGASQLFRIWRYNQELKTKANK; via the exons ATGTCAGCCGCTGGCGCCCGGGGCCTTCGGGCCACCTACCACCGGGTCCTGGATAAAGTGGAGCTCCTGCTGCCGGAGAAATTGAGGCCGCTGTACAACCACCCGGCAG gtcccaaaacagtttttttctgggctccaattatgaaatgg GGGTTGGTGTGTGCCGGATTGGCTGACATGGCCAGACCTGCAGAGAAACTCAGCACAGCTCAATCTGCTGTTTTGATGGCCACAG GGTTTATTTGGTCAAGATACTCACTTGTAATTATTCCCAAAAACTGGAGTCTGTTTGCTGTTAATTTCTTTGTGGGTGCAGCAGGAGCTTCTCAGCTCTTCCGTATTTGGAG ATATAACCAAGAATTAAAAACTAAAGCAAACAAATAA